Proteins encoded by one window of Catharus ustulatus isolate bCatUst1 chromosome Z, bCatUst1.pri.v2, whole genome shotgun sequence:
- the TJP2 gene encoding tight junction protein ZO-2 isoform X5: protein MKTAQALQRMWSHAVKKLGILKGHMKYEEIGKAPGMEELIWEQYTVTLQKDSKRGFGIAVSGGRDNPHFENGETSIVISDVLPGGPADGLLQENDRVVIVNGTPMENVLHSFAVQQLRKSGKVATIVVKRPRKVQAAALQRSPSLDYEDRALDVMDDHAEFDGKSARSGYSERSWHSGNGGRSQSWGNNLDASYRDEHDRGRNRSRDRGREGSYSRERSRGRSVDRSLDRDYRRDRSRGRSIDRDAGYERDYRGDYSPPSYSHGSLSDPRYGREMRNHSRDRLRSRSPSPEIHHQHEYLGLQDQSAPISVLLTKGRHNEEYGLRLGSQIFIKEMTRTGLATKDGNLHEGDIILKINGTVTENMSLADARKLIEKSRGKLQLVVLRDRKQTLLNIPSLNDSDSEMDDISEIESNRSFSPQDDRLHHSDLDSHSSNEKLKEKPNAKEDPSSRMSRMGAMPTPFKSTGDISIPAVTAVDSNKELKHQDDPAVPQPKAATRTILKPSPEDEAIYGPNTKMVRFKKGDSVGLRLAGGNDVGIFIAGIQEGTSADQEGLQEGDQILKVNTQDFRGIVREEAVLYLLEIPKGETVTILAQSKYEVYRDIMACGRGDSFFIRSHFECEKESPQSLAFTRGEIFRVVDTLYDGKLGNWLAVRIGNELEKGLIPNKSRAEQMASVQNAQKDGSSDRADFWRTRGQRSGAKKNLRKSREDLTAIVSVSTKFPAYERVQLREAGFKRPVVIFGPIADVAMEKLSNDLPHLYQTAKTEPRDAGSEKSTGVVRLNTVRQIIEQDKHALLDVTPKAVDLLNYTQWFPIVVFFNPDSKQGVKTMRQRLCSTSNKSSRKLYEQANKLKKTCSHLFTATINLNSANDSWYGSLKDTIQQQQGEAVWVSEGKMDGMEDDADDRMSYLTAMGADYLSCDSRLISDLEDTDGEGGAYTDNELDEPLEEPRISSVSRSSEPVHHEESLKKLAPETRAQLRKAGSREILREPSPPPAFKPEPPKGKLQNKEDPYDFPKNYDSRSSNVAVSSETSTVSAKAAPPPVSVKPAFGRPILRNSQPAVLLTEEEEEEAKLEEEGSEQENTPKSVLRKVKIFEEMDHKARMQRMQELQEAQNARLEIAQKHPDIYAVPVKTQKSEQSWPQPMSNRPPEPQKPPVRPYLENRVSYGSDAEEEEEEYRRKLADHSKKGYYGQPSRYRDTEL, encoded by the exons agaaaatgacCGAGTGGTCATAGTTAATGGGACCCCGATGGAAAATGTTCTACATTCTTTTGCAGTTCAGCAGCTtaggaaaagtggaaaagtgGCCACTATT GTAGTGAAAAGACCAAGGAAAGTGCAGGCTGCTGCCCTTCAGAGAAGCCCCTCCCTTGACTATGAGGACAGAGCTTTAGATGTAATGGATGACCATGCAGAATTTGATGGCAAAAGTGCTCGAAGTGGCTACAGTGAGAGAAGCTGGCACAGTGGAAATGGGGGGCGCAGCCAAAGCTGGGGAAACAACCTGGATGCGAGCTACAGAGATGAGCATGACCGAGGGCGTAACCGGAGCAGAGACCgtggcagggagggcagctACAGCCGCGAGCGCAGCCGGGGCAGGAGCGTTGACAGGAGCTTGGATCGAGACTATAGGAGGGATcggagcagaggaaggagcatTGACAGGGATGCTGGCTATGAGCGGGACTACAGAGGAGACTACAGCCCACCCAGTTACAGCCATGGATCTTTATCTGATCCAAGATATGGGAGGGAAATGAGGAACCATAGTCGGGACAGGCTTCGTTCCCGCAGCCCTTCACCCGAAATACACCACCAGCATGAgtacctggggctgcaggatcAGAGTGCACCAATCAGTGTTCTCCTAACGAAAGGCAGACATAATGAAG AGTATGGACTCCGTCTTGGAAGTCAGATCTTCATAAAAGAAATGACCCGTACTGGCCTAGCAACCAAAGATGGGAACCTTCACGAAGGAGATATCATTCTCAAG ATCAATGGTACAGTGACAGAGAACATGTCTTTAGCTGATGCCCGAAAATTGATTGAGAAGTCACGTGGGAAGCTCCAGCTGGTTGTTCTCAGGGACCGAAAGCAGACACTGCTCAACATTCCTTCATTGAACGACAGTGACTCAGAAATGGATG ATATATCTGAAATAGAGTCAAACAGGTCATTCTCCCCTCAAGATGACAGGTTACATCATTCTGATCTAGATTCACATTCATCcaatgaaaaactgaaagagaaaccAAA tgCAAAAGAGGATCCCTCCAGTAGGATGTCCAGAATGGGAGCTATGCCTACTCCGTTCAAATCAACTGGTGACATTTCTATTCCTGCTGTTACAGCTGTAGACTCAAACAAAGAACTGAAGCATCAAGATGACCCAGCAG tGCCTCAGCCAAAAGCAGCTACACGAACAATTCTTAAACCCAGCCCGGAAGATGAAGCAATATATGG TCCTAATACAAAAATGGTGAGATTCAAGAAGGGGGACAGTGTGGGTCTACGACTGGCTGGTGGAAATGATGTAGGAATATTTATTGCTGGAATTCAAGAAGGCACCTCAGCTGATCAGGAGGGACTGCAGGAAGGAGATCAGATTCTTAAG GTAAACACTCAAGACTTCAGAGGCATTGTTCGGGAAGAAGCTGTTTTGTATCTCTTAGAAATTCCCAAAGGTGAAACTGTGACAATTTTGGCTCAAAGCAAATATGAAG TCTACAGAGACATCATGGCCTGTGGCAGAGGAGATTCATTCTTCATAAGGAGTCACTTTGAATGTGAAAAAGAGTCACCACAGAGCTTAGCATTCACCAGAGGGGAGATTTTTAGAGTAGTTGATACACTGTATGATGGCAAACTGGGAAACTGGCTGGCTGTGAGAATTGGAAATGAACTGGAAAAGGGCCTCATTCCAAATAAGAGCAG AGCTGAACAGATGGCCAGTGTTCAAAATGCACAAAAAGATGGCTCAAGTGATAGGGCAGATTTCTGGAGAACACGTGGGCAGCGATCTGGAGCAAAGAAGAATCTGAGGAAGAGCCGTGAAGATCTGACAGCTATTGTGTCTGTGAGCACAAAATTCCCAGCTTATGAGCGTGTTCAGTTGCGTGAAG ctggtTTTAAGAGACCTGTGGTTATATTTGGCCCTATTGCAGATGTTGCTATGGAAAAGCTGTCAAATGATTTGCCTCACCTGTACCAGACAGCAA AGACAGAGCCCAGAGATGCAGGTTCAGAGAAGTCAACTGGAGTAGTGCGCTTGAACACTGTGAGGCAAATCATTGAGCAG GATAAACATGCTCTGTTGGACGTCACTCCTAAAGCAGTGGACCTGCTAAATTACACCCAGTGGTTTCCAATTGTGGTCTTCTTTAACCCAGACAGTAAGCAGGGTGTGAAGACCATGAGACAAAGGCTATGTTCTACATCAAACAAGAGCTCAAGAAAACTTTATGAGCAAGCaaacaaactgaagaaaacTTGTTCCCACCTCTTTACAG CAACCATTAATTTGAATTCAGCCAACGATAGCTGGTATGGTAGCCTGAAGGATACAATTCAGCAACAGCAAGGAGAAGCAGTATGGGTATCTGAAGGAAAG ATGGATGGCATGGAAGACGATGCAGATGATCGTATGTCTTACCTTACTGCCATGGGTGCTGACTATTTGAGCTGTGACAGTCGGCTGATCAGTGACCTAGAGGATACAGATGGAGAAGGTGGAGCATACACTGACAATGAACTTGATGAACCTTTGGAGGAACCAAGGATTTCATCTGTTAGCCGATCCTCTGAACCTGTGCATCACGAGGAG agTTTAAAAAAGTTGGCTCCAGAAACAAGGGCTCAGTTGAGAAAAGCTGGTAGCAGGGAGATCCTTAGAGAACCGAGTCCACCTCCAGCATTCAAACCTGAACCACCTAAG GGAAAGTTACAAAACAAAGAGGATCCATATGACTTCCCCAAGAACTATGACTCCAGATCAAGTAATGTTGCTGTCAGCAGTGAGACTTCAACTGTATCAGCTAAGGCAGCGCCACCACCTGTTTCTGTGAAACCTGCCTTTGGGCGTCCCATTCTGAGAAACTCTCAGCCAGCAGTCCTGCttacagaggaggaggaggaggaggcaaagttggaagaggaaggaagtgAACAAGAAAATACTCCAAAATCAGTACTgaggaaagtaaaaatatttgaggAGATGGATCACAAGGCAAGGATGCAGAGAATGCAGGAGCTACAAGAGGCCCAAAATGCCAGG CTTGAAATAGCCCAGAAGCATCCAGATATTTATGCTGTCCCTGTCAAAACACAGAAGTCAGAACAGAGCTGGCCCCAGCCAATGAG CAACAGGCCTCCAGAACCCCAGAAGCCTCCTGTCAGACCTTACCTGGAGAACCGCGTCAGCTACGGCAGTGATGcggaagaggaggaggaggagtacCGCCGGAAGCTGGCAGACCACTCTAAGAAGGGCTATTATGGACAGCCTTCCAGatacagggacacagagctgtag
- the TJP2 gene encoding tight junction protein ZO-2 isoform X6, translating to MKTAQALQRMWSHAVKKLGILKGHQAPGMEELIWEQYTVTLQKDSKRGFGIAVSGGRDNPHFENGETSIVISDVLPGGPADGLLQENDRVVIVNGTPMENVLHSFAVQQLRKSGKVATIVVKRPRKVQAAALQRSPSLDYEDRALDVMDDHAEFDGKSARSGYSERSWHSGNGGRSQSWGNNLDASYRDEHDRGRNRSRDRGREGSYSRERSRGRSVDRSLDRDYRRDRSRGRSIDRDAGYERDYRGDYSPPSYSHGSLSDPRYGREMRNHSRDRLRSRSPSPEIHHQHEYLGLQDQSAPISVLLTKGRHNEEYGLRLGSQIFIKEMTRTGLATKDGNLHEGDIILKINGTVTENMSLADARKLIEKSRGKLQLVVLRDRKQTLLNIPSLNDSDSEMDDISEIESNRSFSPQDDRLHHSDLDSHSSNEKLKEKPNAKEDPSSRMSRMGAMPTPFKSTGDISIPAVTAVDSNKELKHQDDPAVPQPKAATRTILKPSPEDEAIYGPNTKMVRFKKGDSVGLRLAGGNDVGIFIAGIQEGTSADQEGLQEGDQILKVNTQDFRGIVREEAVLYLLEIPKGETVTILAQSKYEVYRDIMACGRGDSFFIRSHFECEKESPQSLAFTRGEIFRVVDTLYDGKLGNWLAVRIGNELEKGLIPNKSRAEQMASVQNAQKDGSSDRADFWRTRGQRSGAKKNLRKSREDLTAIVSVSTKFPAYERVQLREAGFKRPVVIFGPIADVAMEKLSNDLPHLYQTAKTEPRDAGSEKSTGVVRLNTVRQIIEQDKHALLDVTPKAVDLLNYTQWFPIVVFFNPDSKQGVKTMRQRLCSTSNKSSRKLYEQANKLKKTCSHLFTATINLNSANDSWYGSLKDTIQQQQGEAVWVSEGKMDGMEDDADDRMSYLTAMGADYLSCDSRLISDLEDTDGEGGAYTDNELDEPLEEPRISSVSRSSEPVHHEESLKKLAPETRAQLRKAGSREILREPSPPPAFKPEPPKGKLQNKEDPYDFPKNYDSRSSNVAVSSETSTVSAKAAPPPVSVKPAFGRPILRNSQPAVLLTEEEEEEAKLEEEGSEQENTPKSVLRKVKIFEEMDHKARMQRMQELQEAQNARLEIAQKHPDIYAVPVKTQKSEQSWPQPMSNRPPEPQKPPVRPYLENRVSYGSDAEEEEEEYRRKLADHSKKGYYGQPSRYRDTEL from the exons agaaaatgacCGAGTGGTCATAGTTAATGGGACCCCGATGGAAAATGTTCTACATTCTTTTGCAGTTCAGCAGCTtaggaaaagtggaaaagtgGCCACTATT GTAGTGAAAAGACCAAGGAAAGTGCAGGCTGCTGCCCTTCAGAGAAGCCCCTCCCTTGACTATGAGGACAGAGCTTTAGATGTAATGGATGACCATGCAGAATTTGATGGCAAAAGTGCTCGAAGTGGCTACAGTGAGAGAAGCTGGCACAGTGGAAATGGGGGGCGCAGCCAAAGCTGGGGAAACAACCTGGATGCGAGCTACAGAGATGAGCATGACCGAGGGCGTAACCGGAGCAGAGACCgtggcagggagggcagctACAGCCGCGAGCGCAGCCGGGGCAGGAGCGTTGACAGGAGCTTGGATCGAGACTATAGGAGGGATcggagcagaggaaggagcatTGACAGGGATGCTGGCTATGAGCGGGACTACAGAGGAGACTACAGCCCACCCAGTTACAGCCATGGATCTTTATCTGATCCAAGATATGGGAGGGAAATGAGGAACCATAGTCGGGACAGGCTTCGTTCCCGCAGCCCTTCACCCGAAATACACCACCAGCATGAgtacctggggctgcaggatcAGAGTGCACCAATCAGTGTTCTCCTAACGAAAGGCAGACATAATGAAG AGTATGGACTCCGTCTTGGAAGTCAGATCTTCATAAAAGAAATGACCCGTACTGGCCTAGCAACCAAAGATGGGAACCTTCACGAAGGAGATATCATTCTCAAG ATCAATGGTACAGTGACAGAGAACATGTCTTTAGCTGATGCCCGAAAATTGATTGAGAAGTCACGTGGGAAGCTCCAGCTGGTTGTTCTCAGGGACCGAAAGCAGACACTGCTCAACATTCCTTCATTGAACGACAGTGACTCAGAAATGGATG ATATATCTGAAATAGAGTCAAACAGGTCATTCTCCCCTCAAGATGACAGGTTACATCATTCTGATCTAGATTCACATTCATCcaatgaaaaactgaaagagaaaccAAA tgCAAAAGAGGATCCCTCCAGTAGGATGTCCAGAATGGGAGCTATGCCTACTCCGTTCAAATCAACTGGTGACATTTCTATTCCTGCTGTTACAGCTGTAGACTCAAACAAAGAACTGAAGCATCAAGATGACCCAGCAG tGCCTCAGCCAAAAGCAGCTACACGAACAATTCTTAAACCCAGCCCGGAAGATGAAGCAATATATGG TCCTAATACAAAAATGGTGAGATTCAAGAAGGGGGACAGTGTGGGTCTACGACTGGCTGGTGGAAATGATGTAGGAATATTTATTGCTGGAATTCAAGAAGGCACCTCAGCTGATCAGGAGGGACTGCAGGAAGGAGATCAGATTCTTAAG GTAAACACTCAAGACTTCAGAGGCATTGTTCGGGAAGAAGCTGTTTTGTATCTCTTAGAAATTCCCAAAGGTGAAACTGTGACAATTTTGGCTCAAAGCAAATATGAAG TCTACAGAGACATCATGGCCTGTGGCAGAGGAGATTCATTCTTCATAAGGAGTCACTTTGAATGTGAAAAAGAGTCACCACAGAGCTTAGCATTCACCAGAGGGGAGATTTTTAGAGTAGTTGATACACTGTATGATGGCAAACTGGGAAACTGGCTGGCTGTGAGAATTGGAAATGAACTGGAAAAGGGCCTCATTCCAAATAAGAGCAG AGCTGAACAGATGGCCAGTGTTCAAAATGCACAAAAAGATGGCTCAAGTGATAGGGCAGATTTCTGGAGAACACGTGGGCAGCGATCTGGAGCAAAGAAGAATCTGAGGAAGAGCCGTGAAGATCTGACAGCTATTGTGTCTGTGAGCACAAAATTCCCAGCTTATGAGCGTGTTCAGTTGCGTGAAG ctggtTTTAAGAGACCTGTGGTTATATTTGGCCCTATTGCAGATGTTGCTATGGAAAAGCTGTCAAATGATTTGCCTCACCTGTACCAGACAGCAA AGACAGAGCCCAGAGATGCAGGTTCAGAGAAGTCAACTGGAGTAGTGCGCTTGAACACTGTGAGGCAAATCATTGAGCAG GATAAACATGCTCTGTTGGACGTCACTCCTAAAGCAGTGGACCTGCTAAATTACACCCAGTGGTTTCCAATTGTGGTCTTCTTTAACCCAGACAGTAAGCAGGGTGTGAAGACCATGAGACAAAGGCTATGTTCTACATCAAACAAGAGCTCAAGAAAACTTTATGAGCAAGCaaacaaactgaagaaaacTTGTTCCCACCTCTTTACAG CAACCATTAATTTGAATTCAGCCAACGATAGCTGGTATGGTAGCCTGAAGGATACAATTCAGCAACAGCAAGGAGAAGCAGTATGGGTATCTGAAGGAAAG ATGGATGGCATGGAAGACGATGCAGATGATCGTATGTCTTACCTTACTGCCATGGGTGCTGACTATTTGAGCTGTGACAGTCGGCTGATCAGTGACCTAGAGGATACAGATGGAGAAGGTGGAGCATACACTGACAATGAACTTGATGAACCTTTGGAGGAACCAAGGATTTCATCTGTTAGCCGATCCTCTGAACCTGTGCATCACGAGGAG agTTTAAAAAAGTTGGCTCCAGAAACAAGGGCTCAGTTGAGAAAAGCTGGTAGCAGGGAGATCCTTAGAGAACCGAGTCCACCTCCAGCATTCAAACCTGAACCACCTAAG GGAAAGTTACAAAACAAAGAGGATCCATATGACTTCCCCAAGAACTATGACTCCAGATCAAGTAATGTTGCTGTCAGCAGTGAGACTTCAACTGTATCAGCTAAGGCAGCGCCACCACCTGTTTCTGTGAAACCTGCCTTTGGGCGTCCCATTCTGAGAAACTCTCAGCCAGCAGTCCTGCttacagaggaggaggaggaggaggcaaagttggaagaggaaggaagtgAACAAGAAAATACTCCAAAATCAGTACTgaggaaagtaaaaatatttgaggAGATGGATCACAAGGCAAGGATGCAGAGAATGCAGGAGCTACAAGAGGCCCAAAATGCCAGG CTTGAAATAGCCCAGAAGCATCCAGATATTTATGCTGTCCCTGTCAAAACACAGAAGTCAGAACAGAGCTGGCCCCAGCCAATGAG CAACAGGCCTCCAGAACCCCAGAAGCCTCCTGTCAGACCTTACCTGGAGAACCGCGTCAGCTACGGCAGTGATGcggaagaggaggaggaggagtacCGCCGGAAGCTGGCAGACCACTCTAAGAAGGGCTATTATGGACAGCCTTCCAGatacagggacacagagctgtag
- the TJP2 gene encoding tight junction protein ZO-2 isoform X4, which translates to MKTAQALQRMWSHAVKKLGILKGHMKYEEIGKQAPGMEELIWEQYTVTLQKDSKRGFGIAVSGGRDNPHFENGETSIVISDVLPGGPADGLLQENDRVVIVNGTPMENVLHSFAVQQLRKSGKVATIVVKRPRKVQAAALQRSPSLDYEDRALDVMDDHAEFDGKSARSGYSERSWHSGNGGRSQSWGNNLDASYRDEHDRGRNRSRDRGREGSYSRERSRGRSVDRSLDRDYRRDRSRGRSIDRDAGYERDYRGDYSPPSYSHGSLSDPRYGREMRNHSRDRLRSRSPSPEIHHQHEYLGLQDQSAPISVLLTKGRHNEEYGLRLGSQIFIKEMTRTGLATKDGNLHEGDIILKINGTVTENMSLADARKLIEKSRGKLQLVVLRDRKQTLLNIPSLNDSDSEMDDISEIESNRSFSPQDDRLHHSDLDSHSSNEKLKEKPNAKEDPSSRMSRMGAMPTPFKSTGDISIPAVTAVDSNKELKHQDDPAVPQPKAATRTILKPSPEDEAIYGPNTKMVRFKKGDSVGLRLAGGNDVGIFIAGIQEGTSADQEGLQEGDQILKVNTQDFRGIVREEAVLYLLEIPKGETVTILAQSKYEVYRDIMACGRGDSFFIRSHFECEKESPQSLAFTRGEIFRVVDTLYDGKLGNWLAVRIGNELEKGLIPNKSRAEQMASVQNAQKDGSSDRADFWRTRGQRSGAKKNLRKSREDLTAIVSVSTKFPAYERVQLREAGFKRPVVIFGPIADVAMEKLSNDLPHLYQTAKTEPRDAGSEKSTGVVRLNTVRQIIEQDKHALLDVTPKAVDLLNYTQWFPIVVFFNPDSKQGVKTMRQRLCSTSNKSSRKLYEQANKLKKTCSHLFTATINLNSANDSWYGSLKDTIQQQQGEAVWVSEGKMDGMEDDADDRMSYLTAMGADYLSCDSRLISDLEDTDGEGGAYTDNELDEPLEEPRISSVSRSSEPVHHEESLKKLAPETRAQLRKAGSREILREPSPPPAFKPEPPKGKLQNKEDPYDFPKNYDSRSSNVAVSSETSTVSAKAAPPPVSVKPAFGRPILRNSQPAVLLTEEEEEEAKLEEEGSEQENTPKSVLRKVKIFEEMDHKARMQRMQELQEAQNARLEIAQKHPDIYAVPVKTQKSEQSWPQPMSNRPPEPQKPPVRPYLENRVSYGSDAEEEEEEYRRKLADHSKKGYYGQPSRYRDTEL; encoded by the exons agaaaatgacCGAGTGGTCATAGTTAATGGGACCCCGATGGAAAATGTTCTACATTCTTTTGCAGTTCAGCAGCTtaggaaaagtggaaaagtgGCCACTATT GTAGTGAAAAGACCAAGGAAAGTGCAGGCTGCTGCCCTTCAGAGAAGCCCCTCCCTTGACTATGAGGACAGAGCTTTAGATGTAATGGATGACCATGCAGAATTTGATGGCAAAAGTGCTCGAAGTGGCTACAGTGAGAGAAGCTGGCACAGTGGAAATGGGGGGCGCAGCCAAAGCTGGGGAAACAACCTGGATGCGAGCTACAGAGATGAGCATGACCGAGGGCGTAACCGGAGCAGAGACCgtggcagggagggcagctACAGCCGCGAGCGCAGCCGGGGCAGGAGCGTTGACAGGAGCTTGGATCGAGACTATAGGAGGGATcggagcagaggaaggagcatTGACAGGGATGCTGGCTATGAGCGGGACTACAGAGGAGACTACAGCCCACCCAGTTACAGCCATGGATCTTTATCTGATCCAAGATATGGGAGGGAAATGAGGAACCATAGTCGGGACAGGCTTCGTTCCCGCAGCCCTTCACCCGAAATACACCACCAGCATGAgtacctggggctgcaggatcAGAGTGCACCAATCAGTGTTCTCCTAACGAAAGGCAGACATAATGAAG AGTATGGACTCCGTCTTGGAAGTCAGATCTTCATAAAAGAAATGACCCGTACTGGCCTAGCAACCAAAGATGGGAACCTTCACGAAGGAGATATCATTCTCAAG ATCAATGGTACAGTGACAGAGAACATGTCTTTAGCTGATGCCCGAAAATTGATTGAGAAGTCACGTGGGAAGCTCCAGCTGGTTGTTCTCAGGGACCGAAAGCAGACACTGCTCAACATTCCTTCATTGAACGACAGTGACTCAGAAATGGATG ATATATCTGAAATAGAGTCAAACAGGTCATTCTCCCCTCAAGATGACAGGTTACATCATTCTGATCTAGATTCACATTCATCcaatgaaaaactgaaagagaaaccAAA tgCAAAAGAGGATCCCTCCAGTAGGATGTCCAGAATGGGAGCTATGCCTACTCCGTTCAAATCAACTGGTGACATTTCTATTCCTGCTGTTACAGCTGTAGACTCAAACAAAGAACTGAAGCATCAAGATGACCCAGCAG tGCCTCAGCCAAAAGCAGCTACACGAACAATTCTTAAACCCAGCCCGGAAGATGAAGCAATATATGG TCCTAATACAAAAATGGTGAGATTCAAGAAGGGGGACAGTGTGGGTCTACGACTGGCTGGTGGAAATGATGTAGGAATATTTATTGCTGGAATTCAAGAAGGCACCTCAGCTGATCAGGAGGGACTGCAGGAAGGAGATCAGATTCTTAAG GTAAACACTCAAGACTTCAGAGGCATTGTTCGGGAAGAAGCTGTTTTGTATCTCTTAGAAATTCCCAAAGGTGAAACTGTGACAATTTTGGCTCAAAGCAAATATGAAG TCTACAGAGACATCATGGCCTGTGGCAGAGGAGATTCATTCTTCATAAGGAGTCACTTTGAATGTGAAAAAGAGTCACCACAGAGCTTAGCATTCACCAGAGGGGAGATTTTTAGAGTAGTTGATACACTGTATGATGGCAAACTGGGAAACTGGCTGGCTGTGAGAATTGGAAATGAACTGGAAAAGGGCCTCATTCCAAATAAGAGCAG AGCTGAACAGATGGCCAGTGTTCAAAATGCACAAAAAGATGGCTCAAGTGATAGGGCAGATTTCTGGAGAACACGTGGGCAGCGATCTGGAGCAAAGAAGAATCTGAGGAAGAGCCGTGAAGATCTGACAGCTATTGTGTCTGTGAGCACAAAATTCCCAGCTTATGAGCGTGTTCAGTTGCGTGAAG ctggtTTTAAGAGACCTGTGGTTATATTTGGCCCTATTGCAGATGTTGCTATGGAAAAGCTGTCAAATGATTTGCCTCACCTGTACCAGACAGCAA AGACAGAGCCCAGAGATGCAGGTTCAGAGAAGTCAACTGGAGTAGTGCGCTTGAACACTGTGAGGCAAATCATTGAGCAG GATAAACATGCTCTGTTGGACGTCACTCCTAAAGCAGTGGACCTGCTAAATTACACCCAGTGGTTTCCAATTGTGGTCTTCTTTAACCCAGACAGTAAGCAGGGTGTGAAGACCATGAGACAAAGGCTATGTTCTACATCAAACAAGAGCTCAAGAAAACTTTATGAGCAAGCaaacaaactgaagaaaacTTGTTCCCACCTCTTTACAG CAACCATTAATTTGAATTCAGCCAACGATAGCTGGTATGGTAGCCTGAAGGATACAATTCAGCAACAGCAAGGAGAAGCAGTATGGGTATCTGAAGGAAAG ATGGATGGCATGGAAGACGATGCAGATGATCGTATGTCTTACCTTACTGCCATGGGTGCTGACTATTTGAGCTGTGACAGTCGGCTGATCAGTGACCTAGAGGATACAGATGGAGAAGGTGGAGCATACACTGACAATGAACTTGATGAACCTTTGGAGGAACCAAGGATTTCATCTGTTAGCCGATCCTCTGAACCTGTGCATCACGAGGAG agTTTAAAAAAGTTGGCTCCAGAAACAAGGGCTCAGTTGAGAAAAGCTGGTAGCAGGGAGATCCTTAGAGAACCGAGTCCACCTCCAGCATTCAAACCTGAACCACCTAAG GGAAAGTTACAAAACAAAGAGGATCCATATGACTTCCCCAAGAACTATGACTCCAGATCAAGTAATGTTGCTGTCAGCAGTGAGACTTCAACTGTATCAGCTAAGGCAGCGCCACCACCTGTTTCTGTGAAACCTGCCTTTGGGCGTCCCATTCTGAGAAACTCTCAGCCAGCAGTCCTGCttacagaggaggaggaggaggaggcaaagttggaagaggaaggaagtgAACAAGAAAATACTCCAAAATCAGTACTgaggaaagtaaaaatatttgaggAGATGGATCACAAGGCAAGGATGCAGAGAATGCAGGAGCTACAAGAGGCCCAAAATGCCAGG CTTGAAATAGCCCAGAAGCATCCAGATATTTATGCTGTCCCTGTCAAAACACAGAAGTCAGAACAGAGCTGGCCCCAGCCAATGAG CAACAGGCCTCCAGAACCCCAGAAGCCTCCTGTCAGACCTTACCTGGAGAACCGCGTCAGCTACGGCAGTGATGcggaagaggaggaggaggagtacCGCCGGAAGCTGGCAGACCACTCTAAGAAGGGCTATTATGGACAGCCTTCCAGatacagggacacagagctgtag